One region of Brassica napus cultivar Da-Ae chromosome A10, Da-Ae, whole genome shotgun sequence genomic DNA includes:
- the LOC106371967 gene encoding cellulose synthase-like protein D2, producing the protein MASHNPFGKSRSNLSNMSDANEPGRPSVPSKVKFSRRTNSGRYVSYSRDDLDSELSAADYANYTVHIPPTPDNQIMDPSISQKVEEQYVSNSMFTGGFNSATKAHLMDKVIETETTHPQMAGSKGSSCAIPGCDAKVMSDGRGQDLLPCECDFKICRDCFVDAVKTNGGICPGCKEQYKNTELTDLVDDYGQQRLPGPEGSSGAKMERRLSLMKSTSKSVLMRSQTGDFDQNRWLFETSGTYGYGNAFWTKDGNLGSSKDGDGEGVEMQDFMNKPWRPLTRKLKIPAAIISPYRLLIFIRVVVLALFLTWRITHQNPDAIWLWGMSIVCEVWFAFSWLLDQLPKLCPINRATDLQVLKEKFETPTPSNPTGKSDLPGLDVFVSTADPEKEPPLVTANTILSILAAEYPVEKLSCYVSDDGGALLTFEAMAEAASFANIWVPFCRKHVIEPRNPESYFSLKRDPYKNKVKSDFVKDRRRVKREYDEFKVRINGLPDSIRRRSDAYNARDEIKAMKMQRQNRDDELLEPVKIPKATWMADGTHWPGTWLTPGTDHSKSDHAGIIQVMLKPPSDDPLHGESEGFLDLTDVDIRLPLLVYVSREKRPGYDHNKKAGAMNALVRASAVMSNGAFILNLDCDHYIYNSEAMREGMCFMMDRGGDRLCYVQFPQRFEGIDPSDRYANHNTVFFDVNMRALDGLMGPVYVGTGCLFRRIALYGFDPPRSKEHSSGCCSCCFPRRKKKSNVSEENRALRMDDDEDEEMTLSLVPKKFGNSTFLIDSIPVAEFQGRPLADHPSVKNGRPPGALTIPRELLDASTVAEAIAVISCWYEDKTEWGTRIGWIYGSVTEDVVTGYRMHNRGWKSVYCVTKRDAFRGTAPINLTDRLHQVLRWATGSVEIFFSRNNALLASPKMKLLQRIAYLNVGIYPFTSIFLIVYCFLPALSLFSGQFIVQTLNVTFLIYLLIISITLVLLALLEIKWSGISLEEWWRNEQFWLIGGTSAHIAAVFQGLIKFGFGYEVAFTLTSKSGGDDVDDEFAELYIVRWSSLMIPPITIMMVNLIAIAVGFSRTIYAVIPQWSKLIGGVFFSFWVLAHLYPFAKGLMGRRGRTPTIVYVWSGLVAITISLLWVSIYPPAGSTGLGGSFSFP; encoded by the exons ATGGCATCTCATAACCCTTTCGGTAAAAGCCGCTCAAATCTATCAAACATGTCCGATGCCAACGAGCCAGGGAGACCATCTGTCCCTTCCAAAGTCAAGTTCTCTCGAAGAACCAACTCTGGCCGCTACGTCAGCTACTCTAGAGACGACCTCGACAGCGAGCTCAGCGCTGCTGACTACGCAAACTACACCGTCCACATCCCTCCGACCCCAGACAACCAGATAATGGACCCGTCCATATCCCAAAAGGTCGAGGAGCAGTACGTCTCCAACTCCATGTTCACCGGAGGCTTCAACAGCGCCACGAAGGCTCACCTCATGGACAAAGTGATCGAGACAGAGACCACACATCCCCAAATGGCTGGCTCCAAGGGCTCCTCCTGCGCCATCCCCGGCTGTGACGCCAAGGTCATGAGCGATGGGAGAGGACAAGACCTTCTCCCCTGTGAATGCGACTTCAAAATCTGTAGGGACTGTTTCGTGGACGCGGTTAAAACCAACGGTGGGATCTGCCCCGGGTGTAAAGAGCAGTACAAGAACACCGAGTTGACTGACCTGGTCGATGATTACGGTCAGCAGAGGCTTCCGGGGCCTGAGGGTAGTAGCGGGGCGAAGATGGAGAGGAGGTTGTCGTTGATGAAGTCGACTAGTAAGTCGGTTTTGATGAGGAGCCAGACCGGGGATTTCGATCAGAACAGGTGGTTGTTTGAGACCAGTGGGACTTATGGGTATGGGAATGCTTTTTGGACGAAGGATGGGAACTTGGGGAGTAGTAAGGATGGAGATGGTGAAGGTGTGGAGATGCAGGATTTTATGAACAAGCCTTGGAGACCGCTTACTAGGAAGCTTAAGATTCCTGCTGCTATTATTAGTCCATACAG GCTATTGATATTTATCCGTGTAGTTGTTCTTGCACTGTTCTTGACTTGGAGGATCACTCATCAAAACCCAGACGCTATATGGTTATGGGGAATGTCTATAGTTTGTGAGGTTTGGTTCGCCTTTTCTTGGCTTCTCGATCAGCTGCCTAAGCTATGTCCCATTAACCGTGCAACGGACCTTCAAGTCCTCAAGGAGAAGTTCGAAACCCCTACACCAAGCAACCCCACCGGAAAATCCGACCTCCCTGGTCTCGACGTGTTTGTCTCCACTGCTGATCCCGAGAAAGAGCCTCCTCTGGTCACTGCCAACACCATTTTATCCATTCTTGCTGCGGAGTATCCTGTTGAGAAGCTTTCTTGCTATGTATCCGATGATGGAGGGGCGCTGCTCACGTTTGAAGCCATGGCTGAAGCTGCTAGCTTTGCAAACATTTGGGTTCCTTTCTGTCGTAAGCATGTGATCGAGCCGAGGAATCCTGAGTCCTACTTTAGCTTGAAGAGAGATCCGTACAAGAACAAAGTCAAGTCTGACTTTGTCAAGGATAGGAGAAGGGTTAAGCGTGAGTACGATGAGTTTAAAGTCAGGATTAACGGCTTGCCTGATTCCATAAGGAGACGTTCTGATGCTTATAACGCTAGAGATGAGATTAAAGCTATGAAGATGCAGAGACAGAACAGAGATGATGAGCTTTTAGAGCCTGTCAAGATTCCTAAAGCTACTTGGATGGCTGATGGTACTCACTGGCCTGGTACTTGGTTGACTCCTGGTACTGACCACTCCAAAAGTGACCACGCCGGTATCATTCAg GTGATGTTGAAGCCACCAAGTGATGATCCACTACACGGAGAATCCGAAGGCTTTCTCGATCTAACCGACGTTGACATCCGACTTCCCCTCCTTGTCTACGTCTCTCGCGAGAAGCGTCCTGGTTACGACCACAACAAGAAAGCAGGAGCCATGAACGCGCTAGTAAGAGCCTCTGCGGTCATGTCAAACGGAGCGTTCATACTCAACCTCGACTGCGACCACTACATATACAACTCCGAGGCGATGAGGGAAGGCATGTGCTTCATGATGGACCGAGGAGGCGACCGTCTCTGCTACGTCCAGTTCCCGCAACGGTTCGAAGGTATAGACCCCTCGGATCGTTACGCTAACCACAACACCGTCTTCTTTGACGTCAACATGAGAGCTCTCGATGGGCTTATGGGCCCGGTTTACGTCGGAACCGGTTGTCTCTTCAGAAGAATCGCTCTTTACGGGTTCGACCCGCCTCGGTCCAAGGAACATTCCTCCGGTTGCTGTAGCTGCTGCTTCCCTCGTCGCAAGAAGAAGAGTAATGTCTCTGAGGAGAACCGAGCTTTACGtatggatgatgatgaagacgaGGAGATGACTCTCTCTCTAGTCCCTAAGAAGTTTGGTAACTCAACGTTCCTTATAGACTCAATCCCCGTAGCTGAGTTCCAAGGCAGGCCGTTAGCGGATCACCCGTCAGTTAAAAACGGGCGCCCGCCCGGCGCGCTCACGATCCCTCGTGAGCTTCTCGACGCTTCAACAGTAGCGGAAGCTATAGCTGTTATCTCGTGTTGGTACGAGGATAAAACCGAGTGGGGAACGCGTATCGGTTGGATCTACGGGTCGGTTACCGAAGACGTTGTGACCGGTTACCGAATGCATAACCGGGGGTGGAAGTCGGTTTACTGCGTGACGAAACGCGACGCGTTTCGTGGCACTGCTCCTATTAACTTGACGGATAGGCTTCACCAGGTTCTCCGTTGGGCAACCGGATCCGTCGAGATCTTCTTCTCCCGCAACAACGCGCTTCTCGCTAGCCCCAAGATGAAGCTCCTCCAGAGGATCGCTTACCTGAACGTCGGTATCTACCCGTTCACGTCCATCTTCTTGATCGTCTACTGTTTCCTTCCCGCGCTTTCCCTCTTCTCGGGGCAGTTCATCGTCCAGACGCTTAACGTCACGTTCCTTATCTAccttctcatcatctccatcactCTCGTCTTGCTGGCATTGCTGGAGATCAAATGGTCGGGGATCTCGCTGGAGGAATGGTGGAGGAACGAGCAGTTTTGGCTCATCGGTGGAACGAGCGCGCATATCGCGGCCGTGTTTCAAGGTTTGATTAAGTTCGGATTTGGATACGAGGTCGCGTTCACGCTAACGTCCAAGTCGGGGGGTGATGACGTGGACGACGAGTTTGCGGAATTGTACATTGTGAGGTGGAGTTCGCTGATGATACCTCCGATAACGATCATGATGGTGAACTTGATTGCGATTGCGGTGGGGTTTAGTAGGACGATTTACGCGGTGATACCTCAGTGGAGTAAGCTGATAGGAGGAGTGTTCTTTAGCTTTTGGGTGTTGGCGCATCTTTATCCGTTTGCTAAAGGGTTGATGGGGAGGAGAGGGAGGACGCCGACGATTGTTTATGTTTGGTCTGGTCTTGTGGCGATTACGATATCTCTTCTTTGGGTGTCTATTTATCCGCCGGCTGGGTCTACTGGTCTTGGTGGATCCTTCAGTTTCCCATGA